A region from the Coleofasciculus sp. FACHB-T130 genome encodes:
- a CDS encoding ABC transporter permease → MSLSTVKSRKINVFRAAIESLKRIWAIAVNGFREVIRDRVLYIIGLFALLMVVAWRLLPEVAATTEDKILKDVGLAAMDVLGTIVAVFVGTGLINKEIEKRTVLVLIPKPLSRAEFIIGKHLGLSAVLGVSLAAMTAIYLGILSLSKISYPLGSILISALYLFFKLSLLTAVALMFGVFTSSLLATLFTFAVYLMGHSSRDLVELGKLSRNVDIERIVNALYVVLPDLSRLDLKNQAVYGLLPSSSALLTDALYGLVYTVLLLAIAIIIFSRREF, encoded by the coding sequence ATGAGTTTAAGCACAGTAAAATCGAGGAAAATAAATGTGTTTCGGGCAGCGATCGAGAGTTTAAAGAGAATTTGGGCGATCGCAGTGAATGGGTTTCGGGAAGTCATCCGCGATCGCGTTCTCTATATCATCGGTTTGTTTGCGCTGTTAATGGTGGTGGCGTGGCGACTGTTGCCAGAAGTGGCAGCAACAACAGAGGATAAAATTCTTAAAGATGTTGGATTAGCAGCAATGGATGTACTGGGAACCATTGTTGCTGTATTTGTCGGGACTGGATTGATTAACAAAGAAATCGAAAAGCGCACTGTCTTAGTGTTAATTCCCAAACCGCTCAGTCGCGCCGAATTTATTATTGGCAAACATCTGGGGCTATCAGCCGTTTTAGGCGTCTCGCTCGCTGCTATGACGGCAATTTATCTTGGCATCCTCAGTTTAAGTAAGATTTCTTACCCGCTAGGTAGCATTCTGATTTCGGCGCTGTACTTGTTTTTTAAGCTATCTTTACTGACTGCTGTCGCGTTGATGTTTGGCGTCTTTACAAGTTCGCTGTTAGCGACCTTGTTTACATTTGCAGTGTATTTGATGGGACATTCCAGCCGAGATTTAGTAGAGCTGGGAAAATTAAGTCGGAATGTAGACATCGAACGGATCGTAAATGCTTTATATGTGGTACTGCCAGATTTATCTCGGCTAGACCTCAAAAATCAGGCGGTTTATGGTCTTTTGCCTTCTTCCTCGGCGCTCCTAACCGATGCTTTGTATGGTTTGGTGTATACCGTCCTCCTCTTAGCGATCGCTATCATAATTTTTTCGCGACGTGAGTTTTGA
- a CDS encoding histidine kinase, whose protein sequence is MATPCHILVEGNPVIIYASRNGSPKKVLPILNRFLEKFWQERETCGEYCDTPGCLVAQILVRFGYEICEDDFSNLRVGVNFDSAVEYIYWVSLDYKVSIWVPEVSYRNNPSLGLQGCRQDLVLSTL, encoded by the coding sequence ATGGCTACCCCCTGTCACATTCTTGTAGAAGGCAACCCGGTCATCATCTATGCTTCCCGGAATGGCAGCCCTAAAAAAGTTTTGCCTATCCTCAATCGCTTTTTAGAGAAGTTTTGGCAAGAGAGAGAAACCTGCGGAGAATACTGCGATACACCTGGGTGCTTAGTGGCTCAGATTCTGGTTCGCTTTGGCTACGAGATATGCGAAGATGATTTTTCTAACCTGCGAGTGGGAGTGAATTTTGACTCAGCGGTGGAATACATCTACTGGGTTTCTTTGGATTACAAAGTGAGTATCTGGGTTCCAGAGGTGTCCTACCGCAATAATCCCTCTTTGGGACTGCAAGGCTGTCGCCAGGATCTCGTTTTGAGTACTCTCTAA
- the ffh gene encoding signal recognition particle protein — protein sequence MFDALAERLESAWKSLRGQDKISQSNIQDALKEVRRALLEADVNLQVVKDFIADVETKAQGAEVVSGVRPDQQFIKIVYDELVQVMGETNVPLASVDKPPTIVLMAGLQGTGKTTATAKLALYLRKQNRSTLLVATDIYRPAAIDQLVTLGQQIEVPVFELGTNANPVEIARQGVERAKADGIDTVIIDTAGRLQIDQDMMAELARIKQTVQPHETLLVVDAMTGQEAANLTRTFHEQIGITGAILTKLDGDSRGGAALSVRRISGQPIKFVGVGEKVEALQPFYPERMASRILGMGDVISFVEKAQEEIDLADAEKMQEKMLSAKFDFSDFLKQMRLLKNMGSLGGILKMIPGMNKISDEQLRQGETQLKRAEAMINSMTKEERQNPDLLAKSPSRRRRIARGAGYQETDVSKLVTDFTKMRTVMQQMGQGGFPGMPGMGGMPGMGGGNRPSQAGWRGYAQGSPGKKKKKEKKKKGFGTL from the coding sequence ATGTTCGACGCACTTGCTGAACGCTTAGAATCTGCCTGGAAAAGCCTGCGGGGTCAGGACAAAATTTCCCAATCCAACATTCAAGATGCCCTGAAGGAGGTTCGTCGCGCTTTATTGGAGGCGGATGTCAATCTCCAGGTCGTCAAAGATTTTATTGCCGATGTTGAAACCAAGGCACAGGGAGCCGAGGTCGTTTCTGGGGTGCGCCCCGACCAGCAGTTCATCAAAATTGTCTACGATGAGCTAGTCCAGGTGATGGGGGAAACTAACGTCCCCCTGGCTTCAGTAGATAAGCCGCCCACGATTGTACTGATGGCTGGGTTGCAGGGAACGGGTAAAACCACAGCTACAGCAAAGCTAGCTTTGTACCTACGCAAGCAAAATCGCAGTACCTTGCTAGTCGCAACCGACATCTATCGCCCAGCCGCCATCGATCAGCTAGTGACGCTGGGACAGCAAATTGAGGTGCCAGTGTTTGAACTCGGCACCAATGCTAACCCGGTAGAGATTGCGCGGCAAGGGGTTGAGCGAGCTAAAGCAGACGGCATAGATACAGTCATTATTGATACTGCCGGACGCCTCCAGATTGACCAGGACATGATGGCGGAATTAGCCCGCATCAAACAAACCGTCCAGCCGCACGAGACGCTGCTGGTGGTCGATGCCATGACCGGGCAAGAAGCGGCAAATCTCACCCGAACTTTCCACGAACAAATCGGGATCACGGGTGCCATTTTGACGAAGCTGGATGGCGATAGTCGCGGCGGTGCAGCCCTATCAGTGCGACGGATTTCCGGTCAGCCGATTAAATTTGTCGGCGTCGGAGAAAAAGTCGAGGCGCTGCAACCGTTTTATCCAGAGCGCATGGCTTCCCGAATTCTGGGCATGGGAGACGTAATCTCCTTTGTAGAAAAAGCCCAGGAGGAAATAGACCTGGCAGATGCCGAGAAGATGCAGGAAAAAATGCTCTCGGCTAAGTTTGACTTCAGTGATTTCCTCAAGCAGATGCGGCTGCTGAAGAATATGGGTTCTCTGGGGGGAATCCTGAAGATGATTCCAGGGATGAATAAGATTTCCGACGAACAGCTGCGCCAAGGAGAAACCCAGCTAAAGCGGGCTGAGGCGATGATTAATTCCATGACGAAGGAAGAACGCCAAAACCCAGACTTATTAGCGAAGTCTCCCAGTCGTCGTCGCCGGATTGCTCGCGGTGCTGGCTATCAGGAAACGGATGTCAGCAAGCTGGTAACTGATTTCACAAAAATGAGAACCGTCATGCAGCAAATGGGTCAAGGCGGTTTCCCCGGTATGCCCGGAATGGGCGGTATGCCCGGAATGGGTGGCGGCAATCGTCCTTCCCAAGCCGGTTGGCGGGGCTACGCACAAGGAAGTCCCGGCAAGAAAAAGAAAAAGGAGAAAAAGAAGAAAGGCTTCGGCACTCTCTAG
- a CDS encoding SAM-dependent methyltransferase produces the protein MGLKLESVIPWGRSLAEYIRMFNLTPDDLQLKILDCGGGPASFNIEMTRLGYNVISCDPVYQFSNHEIRERIQKTYQKVIDGLQANLDSYVWQEIQSPEDLGQIRMSAMQQFLEDFPQGIQQGRYLTAELPVLPFKTQQFDLALCSHLLFTYSDFFSEDFHLASIVELCRVAAAVRIFPLLNISGEVSPVLQPVMEKLKAQGYSVEIQPVPYEFQKDGNQRLQIKSVV, from the coding sequence ATGGGATTAAAACTTGAAAGCGTCATTCCTTGGGGACGTTCCCTGGCAGAATACATCAGGATGTTCAACTTAACGCCTGACGACCTCCAGTTAAAAATTCTAGATTGTGGCGGTGGCCCTGCCAGCTTCAATATTGAGATGACACGCCTAGGCTACAACGTCATCTCTTGCGATCCGGTGTATCAGTTTTCCAACCACGAAATTCGAGAACGTATCCAGAAAACCTATCAAAAAGTGATTGATGGACTCCAAGCCAACCTCGATAGCTACGTTTGGCAGGAGATCCAGTCACCAGAGGATTTGGGGCAAATCCGGATGTCAGCCATGCAGCAATTTTTAGAAGATTTTCCACAAGGAATTCAACAAGGACGCTATCTAACTGCTGAGTTACCTGTTTTACCCTTCAAGACTCAGCAGTTCGATTTAGCCTTATGCAGTCACTTGTTGTTCACCTATTCGGATTTCTTCTCAGAAGATTTCCACCTCGCCTCCATTGTGGAATTGTGCCGCGTTGCTGCTGCGGTACGGATTTTTCCTCTCTTAAATATTTCTGGAGAGGTGTCGCCAGTCCTTCAGCCAGTAATGGAGAAATTAAAAGCGCAAGGCTACAGTGTAGAAATCCAGCCCGTACCCTACGAATTCCAAAAAGACGGCAATCAAAGGTTGCAGATAAAGTCAGTCGTGTAA
- a CDS encoding DUF5357 family protein, with protein sequence MASILDFFIFKYLINTFKVLWKSLAPSRAYSWKTFIYLSFFSWVMSFFATDLVHDIITHCGWLFLIIGVSWATTENPIKIWGIPIGPWITGALICMFLFGDWTGSIPPIALIVWPTLSSVIAVFPTFFDERFRLKVPALQFRQRSVILIGSNMVISCWIQFYFISQDWLEQYPTLLSDHFGKTTMVSQSASQSTRTLRGTVILEFMEPLIVQELENKPWSEVERWLLEPQPRIEAIRAEAAKKIPLVEEDFWWRYTYNIGSINSGYNLQLRAIWQGPRSQTEAYYVEKNCQITQGYQPIVTGARTTSSQTAAQNIAVAQVNCQPISELKSYE encoded by the coding sequence ATGGCATCAATTCTTGACTTTTTTATTTTCAAATACTTAATCAATACTTTTAAAGTATTATGGAAATCCCTAGCTCCTTCCCGTGCTTATTCCTGGAAAACGTTTATTTATCTCAGTTTCTTTTCTTGGGTGATGTCATTTTTTGCAACTGACTTAGTACATGATATTATCACTCATTGCGGTTGGTTATTTTTAATTATTGGAGTGAGCTGGGCTACAACAGAGAATCCAATAAAAATTTGGGGTATTCCGATTGGTCCTTGGATTACGGGTGCCTTAATCTGTATGTTTTTATTTGGCGATTGGACTGGGAGTATCCCACCGATCGCTTTAATAGTTTGGCCTACGCTTTCATCAGTGATTGCTGTGTTTCCAACCTTTTTTGATGAAAGATTTAGATTAAAAGTACCGGCGCTGCAATTTCGTCAAAGAAGTGTTATTTTGATTGGCAGCAATATGGTAATTAGCTGCTGGATTCAATTTTATTTTATTAGTCAAGATTGGTTAGAACAATATCCTACCTTGCTGTCGGATCATTTTGGGAAAACCACGATGGTATCCCAATCAGCATCTCAATCAACAAGGACTCTTAGAGGTACGGTTATTTTAGAATTTATGGAACCCTTGATCGTACAAGAATTAGAAAATAAACCTTGGTCGGAAGTGGAGCGATGGCTGCTAGAACCACAACCGCGTATAGAAGCAATTCGGGCAGAAGCCGCAAAAAAAATTCCGCTTGTGGAAGAAGATTTTTGGTGGCGTTATACCTATAATATTGGTTCGATTAACTCAGGATACAATTTACAATTACGCGCAATTTGGCAAGGTCCTCGTTCGCAAACCGAAGCATATTATGTGGAAAAAAACTGTCAAATTACTCAAGGCTATCAACCAATAGTAACTGGAGCAAGGACGACGTCTAGCCAGACAGCAGCACAAAATATTGCGGTTGCACAAGTCAATTGTCAGCCTATCAGCGAACTAAAAAGCTATGAATGA
- the fraC gene encoding filament integrity protein FraC: MLANVFPLQTILFQFLLLLVGIAIESFILYRQLNLSQRRSIDYAISINLFSTILGWVVFFYVHPWLPRSLKSQLISYIFFDRFFPFAQSSNIVTELILSGFVVFFATFIVKLKGLELLQMLLETPSYGERQNQEKFNLQDFRLLTFNSNPLLTNTIFQANIYSFGGFVLLLFIRTQFS, from the coding sequence ATGCTTGCAAATGTTTTCCCGCTTCAAACGATTTTATTTCAATTTTTATTGCTGTTGGTTGGAATTGCAATTGAATCATTCATTTTATACCGACAATTAAATCTTAGCCAAAGAAGAAGCATTGACTATGCCATTTCGATTAATTTATTTTCAACAATTTTGGGTTGGGTAGTTTTCTTTTACGTACATCCTTGGCTTCCCCGGTCACTGAAATCTCAGTTAATCAGTTATATCTTTTTTGATCGATTCTTTCCATTTGCTCAGTCGTCCAATATTGTAACAGAACTAATCTTAAGTGGCTTTGTTGTCTTCTTTGCCACCTTTATCGTTAAACTAAAAGGATTAGAACTTTTACAAATGTTACTGGAAACACCGTCTTATGGGGAAAGACAAAACCAAGAAAAGTTTAACCTACAAGATTTTCGACTTCTTACTTTTAATTCCAACCCTCTTTTAACTAATACTATTTTTCAGGCTAATATCTACAGTTTTGGGGGATTCGTGTTGCTTCTATTTATTCGGACTCAATTTAGTTAA
- the larE gene encoding ATP-dependent sacrificial sulfur transferase LarE produces MIKQKLEQLKTLFAEMDRALIAYSGGVDSTLVAKIAYDVLGDRALAVTAVSPSLLPEELEDAQIQAAAIGIAHQVIQTHEMDNPNYTSNPVNRCYFCKSELHDNLKPLALQLGYPYVVDGVNADDLGDYRPGIQAAKERGARSPLAELGITKAEVRQLSQHLGLSWWDKPAQPCLSSRFPYGEEITVSKLQRVGRAEIYLRKLGLKNLRVRSEGDTARIELPSEQIKEFVLTTDLSTLVSAFQEFGFIYVTLDLEGYRSGKLNQVLPLAVKA; encoded by the coding sequence ATGATAAAGCAGAAACTTGAGCAACTAAAAACCCTCTTTGCAGAAATGGATCGGGCATTAATTGCCTATTCTGGGGGCGTCGATAGTACCTTGGTTGCCAAGATAGCTTACGACGTTTTGGGCGATCGCGCTTTAGCCGTTACCGCCGTTTCTCCCTCCCTCCTCCCGGAAGAACTCGAAGACGCCCAAATCCAAGCAGCCGCGATTGGAATTGCCCATCAAGTGATACAGACGCACGAAATGGACAATCCTAATTACACCTCGAATCCTGTCAACCGCTGCTATTTTTGTAAAAGCGAACTTCACGACAACCTTAAACCCCTGGCACTTCAACTGGGTTATCCCTATGTTGTAGATGGCGTGAACGCCGACGATTTGGGGGATTATCGTCCGGGAATTCAAGCGGCAAAAGAGAGGGGTGCGCGATCGCCTTTAGCAGAATTAGGCATTACCAAAGCTGAAGTCCGCCAACTTTCTCAACACCTCGGACTTTCCTGGTGGGATAAACCCGCCCAACCTTGCTTGAGTTCCCGCTTCCCCTACGGCGAAGAAATCACCGTCAGCAAACTGCAACGAGTCGGACGCGCAGAAATCTATCTGCGTAAATTAGGATTAAAAAATCTCCGCGTTCGTTCCGAAGGTGATACCGCCAGAATCGAGTTACCGTCAGAACAAATTAAAGAATTTGTTCTTACCACCGATTTATCCACCCTGGTTTCCGCCTTTCAAGAATTCGGCTTTATTTACGTCACCCTCGATTTAGAAGGCTACCGCAGTGGCAAACTCAATCAGGTGTTACCGCTGGCAGTAAAAGCCTAA
- a CDS encoding GAF domain-containing protein, translating into MPQLQQAPSPDALRLLIVIASSADVGLITNPLREADIDFTYEIAATSAACREQLQQNTYDAVLSVQGSGDASSMTDRKAGRQGKLENSPSHPLTDAPSSLEALELVQQSGQFIPLIAIAPEAEIADAGSEQMKHLPEILMRSLHEFEQHRIERDRIVKIQQQAQREAIINRIVQAMRETLVLEEVLQTTVNLLHEALNLSRCLIFLPDPNQQMQACLASESTPQRQSLIGVYCDFYSYYHSSLAQGEPLIFNQIDDRIPLKLQELAREYEVCSMLTMPMLYQQSLVGGISLHQCVRERQWTEDEIALVSAIANQCAIAIHQAQLFAQVQQQATRERLLNNICQSLNSSLDPQYILQEIVNLTGEFFGVDRVAIFALEPEEIKILKEWRVSEQVVSLLNRKFPLSKNRDVLDPASEYSVQRVFHAPKLADVPSSSTRQEQIQQLQILSMVRVPIFIRGQLFGGISLQSTTRYRTFTEDEIHLLERIADQVAIALYNAQSYEASEQLVKERTQQLEQEKQLSEAANRAKSEFIATMSHELRTPLTSILGLSRLLVDQIVGSINDKQQEYLTLITSGGEHLLELINDLLDLSMIDAGREEFSLEILLVEEVCQASVSAVREQAQKKGLQLIVEISPDITTCVGDHHRLRQILVNLLSNAVKFTQVGSVTLKVEKTADTILFSVIDTGIGIAKANHATLFEPFLQIDSGLNRQYEGTGLGLALSRKLAFLHGGNITVDSELGQGSCFTLHLPIQPPDELNKA; encoded by the coding sequence ATGCCACAACTGCAACAAGCTCCGTCCCCAGATGCCCTCCGCCTCTTGATCGTGATAGCTTCAAGCGCGGATGTCGGGCTGATTACAAATCCACTGCGGGAAGCGGACATTGATTTTACTTACGAAATTGCCGCTACATCTGCCGCTTGTCGAGAACAATTGCAGCAAAACACCTACGATGCAGTGTTGTCAGTCCAGGGGAGCGGGGATGCTAGCTCAATGACAGATAGGAAGGCTGGGAGGCAGGGAAAACTAGAAAATTCCCCTTCTCACCCCCTCACAGATGCCCCAAGCTCCTTAGAAGCATTGGAGTTAGTCCAACAATCCGGGCAGTTTATTCCTTTGATTGCGATCGCGCCGGAAGCTGAAATCGCCGATGCTGGCTCAGAACAGATGAAACATCTGCCAGAGATTTTGATGCGATCGCTCCACGAATTTGAACAACACCGAATCGAGCGCGATCGCATTGTCAAAATTCAGCAGCAAGCTCAGCGAGAGGCAATTATCAACCGCATTGTGCAAGCAATGCGAGAAACGCTGGTTCTGGAGGAAGTGCTGCAAACCACCGTCAATTTGCTGCACGAAGCGCTCAACCTCAGTCGGTGTCTAATTTTTCTGCCCGATCCCAATCAACAAATGCAGGCTTGCCTTGCCAGCGAATCTACCCCTCAAAGGCAGAGCCTGATTGGCGTCTATTGCGACTTCTATTCCTATTACCATTCCTCCCTTGCTCAAGGTGAGCCGCTGATATTCAACCAAATTGACGACCGCATCCCGCTCAAACTGCAAGAATTAGCCAGAGAGTATGAAGTTTGCTCCATGCTGACGATGCCGATGTTGTATCAGCAATCCTTGGTGGGGGGGATTAGCCTGCATCAATGTGTTCGCGAACGGCAATGGACAGAAGATGAAATCGCTTTGGTAAGTGCGATCGCCAATCAATGCGCGATCGCCATCCACCAAGCGCAGCTGTTCGCTCAAGTTCAACAACAAGCAACGCGGGAGCGATTGTTAAATAATATCTGTCAGAGCTTAAATTCCAGCCTCGATCCACAATATATTTTGCAGGAAATTGTGAATCTAACTGGAGAGTTCTTCGGCGTTGATCGAGTCGCTATCTTTGCCTTAGAACCAGAGGAAATAAAGATTCTCAAAGAATGGCGAGTCAGCGAACAAGTGGTTTCTCTGTTGAACCGCAAATTTCCTCTATCGAAAAACCGCGATGTATTAGATCCTGCCTCCGAGTATTCGGTTCAGCGGGTTTTCCATGCTCCCAAACTCGCAGACGTTCCTTCTTCTTCCACCCGCCAAGAGCAAATTCAACAGTTACAAATCCTGTCTATGGTAAGAGTGCCAATTTTTATTCGCGGTCAGCTTTTTGGTGGCATTTCGTTACAATCCACAACCCGTTACCGAACTTTCACCGAAGACGAAATTCACCTTCTCGAAAGAATTGCTGACCAAGTGGCGATCGCGCTTTACAATGCCCAAAGCTATGAAGCAAGCGAGCAACTTGTCAAAGAACGTACCCAACAATTAGAGCAAGAAAAACAACTCTCAGAAGCCGCGAATCGTGCCAAAAGCGAATTTATCGCTACGATGAGCCACGAACTGCGAACCCCTCTAACTAGCATTTTGGGGCTTTCTCGCCTGCTAGTCGATCAAATTGTCGGATCGATCAATGACAAACAGCAAGAATATCTTACTTTGATTACATCCGGCGGCGAACATTTATTGGAACTGATTAACGACCTTTTAGATTTATCCATGATTGATGCCGGTCGAGAAGAATTCAGCCTAGAAATCCTGTTAGTGGAGGAAGTTTGTCAGGCGTCCGTTTCCGCCGTGCGCGAACAGGCGCAAAAGAAAGGATTGCAATTAATTGTAGAGATTTCCCCAGACATCACCACCTGCGTAGGCGACCATCACCGCTTGAGGCAGATTTTAGTCAACCTGCTCTCTAATGCGGTGAAATTTACACAAGTTGGCTCAGTTACCCTAAAAGTGGAAAAAACCGCAGACACTATCTTATTTTCAGTGATTGACACCGGAATTGGCATCGCCAAAGCCAATCATGCCACCCTCTTTGAACCGTTCCTACAGATAGATAGTGGTTTAAATCGTCAATATGAAGGAACGGGTCTCGGCTTAGCTTTATCCCGCAAACTGGCATTCCTTCATGGCGGCAATATCACCGTAGATTCAGAACTGGGACAAGGCAGCTGCTTTACTTTACACTTACCGATCCAGCCACCAGACGAATTGAATAAAGCTTGA
- a CDS encoding cob(I)yrinic acid a,c-diamide adenosyltransferase, with protein MSRMGIGIRTAQVRSERLVGQIHVYDGAGKGKSQAALGVVLRSIGLGINTDLATRVLLLRFLKGPGRSYDEDGAIAALQQGFPHLIDQVRTGRSEFFGAEEITRFDRQEAQRGWDVAKGAIASDLYSVLVLDELNPLLDLGLLPVEEVVRTLKHKPQELEVIVTGRAAPQQLLEIADLHSEMKPHHPITEGRDGVFLPLQGIEIYTGAGKGKSTSALGKALQAIGRGISQDQSHRVLIMQWLKGGTGYTEDAAIAALQQSYPNLVDHQRCGQDAIVWRGQQQELDYVEAERGWEIARAAIASGLYKTIILDELNPTVDLELLDQQPIVDALLRKPRDTEVIITGRCLNRPAYFDLASVHSEMICHKHYADRGVDLKRGVDF; from the coding sequence ATGAGTAGAATGGGGATCGGCATTCGCACGGCTCAAGTGCGTTCTGAGCGTCTCGTCGGTCAGATTCATGTTTACGATGGGGCGGGGAAGGGAAAGTCCCAGGCAGCGCTGGGCGTGGTGTTACGCTCAATTGGGCTGGGAATTAATACTGATTTAGCAACGAGAGTGCTGCTGTTGCGGTTTCTCAAAGGACCGGGACGCTCCTACGATGAAGATGGGGCGATCGCAGCCTTACAACAGGGCTTCCCTCACTTGATTGACCAAGTTCGCACAGGGCGGTCAGAATTTTTTGGTGCGGAGGAAATAACGCGCTTTGACCGACAGGAGGCGCAGCGCGGTTGGGATGTGGCAAAAGGCGCGATCGCATCTGACCTCTATTCTGTCCTAGTTCTGGACGAACTGAACCCGTTACTGGACTTGGGTTTGTTGCCAGTGGAGGAAGTGGTTCGGACGCTCAAGCATAAACCGCAGGAGTTGGAAGTAATTGTTACAGGTCGGGCTGCCCCCCAACAACTGCTAGAAATTGCGGATTTGCACTCTGAGATGAAGCCGCACCACCCGATTACCGAAGGTAGGGACGGGGTTTTTCTGCCTTTACAGGGGATAGAAATCTACACGGGTGCTGGTAAAGGCAAGTCTACTAGCGCATTGGGTAAAGCATTGCAGGCGATTGGGCGCGGGATTAGTCAGGATCAGTCGCACCGAGTGCTGATTATGCAGTGGCTCAAAGGTGGGACTGGATATACTGAGGATGCCGCGATCGCAGCTTTGCAACAAAGTTACCCAAACTTAGTCGATCATCAGCGCTGCGGACAAGATGCGATTGTCTGGCGCGGACAACAGCAAGAACTAGACTATGTGGAGGCTGAACGCGGTTGGGAAATTGCTAGGGCAGCGATCGCGTCTGGGCTTTATAAGACAATTATCTTGGACGAACTCAATCCCACAGTTGACTTAGAACTGCTGGATCAACAACCAATCGTAGACGCACTGCTACGCAAACCCCGCGACACGGAAGTGATTATCACGGGGCGCTGTCTAAATCGTCCGGCGTATTTTGACCTTGCCAGCGTCCATTCAGAGATGATTTGCCATAAGCATTACGCTGACAGAGGGGTGGACTTGAAGCGTGGCGTAGATTTTTAG